A genome region from Labilibaculum antarcticum includes the following:
- a CDS encoding glutamine--tRNA ligase/YqeY domain fusion protein, whose amino-acid sequence MDNKNVKEENVKESKSLNFIQQIIEEDLKNNVNDGRVHTRFPPEPNGYLHIGHAKSICLNFSLAQQYQGKCNLRFDDTNPVKEDTEYVDSIMNDIKWLGFKWDGEPMYTSDYFQQLYDWAVKLITDGKAYVDDQSAAQIAEQKGTPTVPGTESQFRSRSVEENLDLFQRMKNGEFKDGEKVLRAKIDMTSSNMHLRDPLMYRIMHAHHHRTGDQWCIYPMYDYAHGESDYIEGITHSICTLEFEVHRPLYEWFVNNLTETEYRPKQREFARLNLSYTVMSKRKLLELVKDNHVKGWDDPRMPTVSGLRRRGYTAASIRNFADTIGVAKRNNVIEVSLLEHCVREDLNKIATRVMGVLNPVKLIIDNYAEGEEEWLRIDNNPEDENGGTREIPFSRELYIERDDFMEDAPKKFFRMTPGREVRLKAGYIVMCENAVKDADGNITEIHCTYDPKSKSGSGSEESNRKVKGTLHWVSAKHAAKAEVRIYDRLFNHEAPDAQKETDFKEFINPDSLQILSECYVEPSLKSSNSEDHFQFTRLGYFSVDKDSTAEKLVFNRTVSLKDSWSKNQKK is encoded by the coding sequence ATGGATAACAAAAATGTAAAAGAAGAGAATGTTAAAGAAAGCAAATCTCTTAATTTTATCCAGCAGATTATCGAAGAAGATCTGAAAAACAATGTGAATGATGGTAGAGTACACACACGATTCCCACCAGAACCAAACGGGTACTTACACATCGGACACGCTAAGTCGATATGCCTAAATTTTAGCCTTGCCCAGCAATATCAGGGAAAATGTAATTTACGTTTCGACGATACAAATCCTGTTAAAGAAGACACCGAGTATGTAGATTCTATTATGAATGACATCAAGTGGCTAGGATTTAAGTGGGATGGCGAGCCTATGTATACTTCCGATTATTTCCAACAATTGTATGATTGGGCTGTGAAGTTGATTACGGATGGCAAAGCCTATGTGGATGATCAGTCTGCGGCTCAAATTGCTGAGCAAAAAGGAACACCAACTGTTCCTGGAACTGAAAGCCAGTTTCGCAGCCGTAGCGTTGAAGAGAATCTTGACTTATTTCAAAGAATGAAGAATGGCGAATTTAAGGATGGAGAAAAAGTTCTTCGTGCAAAAATCGACATGACTTCATCAAATATGCACCTCCGCGATCCATTGATGTATCGTATCATGCATGCACATCATCACCGTACAGGCGACCAATGGTGCATTTACCCAATGTATGATTATGCTCATGGTGAGTCGGATTATATTGAAGGCATTACACACTCTATATGCACTTTAGAATTTGAAGTTCACCGTCCCTTATACGAATGGTTTGTAAATAATTTAACAGAAACTGAATACCGACCAAAACAGCGTGAATTTGCTCGTTTGAACTTAAGCTACACCGTAATGAGTAAGCGTAAGTTACTCGAATTGGTAAAGGACAATCACGTTAAAGGATGGGATGATCCACGTATGCCAACCGTTTCGGGATTACGAAGAAGAGGATATACTGCTGCTTCAATTCGCAATTTTGCAGATACCATTGGTGTTGCAAAACGCAACAACGTAATTGAGGTATCCTTATTGGAACATTGTGTTCGTGAAGATTTAAACAAGATTGCAACTCGTGTGATGGGTGTTTTAAATCCTGTTAAGCTGATCATCGACAACTATGCTGAAGGCGAAGAAGAATGGCTACGCATCGATAACAATCCTGAAGATGAAAATGGAGGAACCCGCGAAATTCCATTCTCCCGTGAATTGTACATCGAGCGTGATGATTTTATGGAAGATGCTCCAAAGAAATTCTTTAGAATGACTCCTGGTCGCGAAGTTCGTTTAAAAGCTGGCTACATTGTAATGTGCGAGAATGCAGTTAAAGATGCTGATGGAAACATCACCGAAATTCATTGTACTTACGATCCAAAATCGAAAAGTGGTAGTGGTTCGGAAGAAAGCAATCGTAAAGTCAAAGGAACTCTTCACTGGGTTTCTGCAAAGCATGCAGCTAAAGCAGAAGTACGTATCTATGATCGTTTGTTCAATCATGAAGCTCCGGATGCTCAGAAAGAAACAGACTTTAAAGAGTTTATTAATCCTGATTCTTTACAAATTTTGAGCGAGTGTTACGTTGAACCAAGCTTGAAAAGCAGTAACTCTGAAGATCATTTTCAGTTTACCCGATTGGGTTATTTCTCAGTAGATAAAGATTCTACCGCAGAAAAATTGGTTTTCAACCGTACGGTTTCTTTAAAAGATTCCTGGTCTAAAAACCAGAAGAAGTAA